A single genomic interval of Adhaeribacter pallidiroseus harbors:
- a CDS encoding sodium:solute symporter family protein, producing MKLTTGDICIILVYLVAVIVLGLVLKKRASKDKEAYMLGGKTLPWYMLGLSNASDMFDISGTMWMVTLAFVYGMKSLWIPWLWPVFNQIFMMMYLSVWLRRSNVTTGAEWINTRFGYGKGVLASHTIVVVFAILSCLGFLAYGFVGLGKFVEIFIPFSSVSPYLPFSVPAEYVAHFYGIVFTAFAVFYAILGGMTSIVIGDVLKYVIMTIAAVVIAYIAMQNLAVKSLNVPEGWFTPFFGSTLNDLNWTGIINEVNDKIREDKYTLFGVFFMMMTFKGILASLAGPAPNYDMQKVLSTKSPQDAAKMSGFVSIFLLPVRYAMIMGFTVLALLHYDQLNLQSATGIDFERILPAAILQFVPAGLMGLLLAGLLAAFMGTFAGTLNAAQAYIVNDIYLKYVNPNASNKRISNMNYITGLGVAIVGVLMGLFAKDVNSILQWIVSALYGGYVAANVLKWHWWRFNATGFFWGMLAGIVPALILPLVFKETLELYYFPVLFLLSLAGCIIGSLSTPATEEATLKSFYKTIRPWGFWKPIDALVKKEDPAFEENKNFKLDAFNVVIGVIAQCCLTLLPMYLITRMNSQLFVTIAILAVCLVILKKTWWNRLPQDNPTFENKPKKAFAGH from the coding sequence ATGAAATTAACCACCGGTGATATTTGCATTATTCTGGTTTACCTGGTAGCTGTTATTGTGCTGGGGTTGGTGCTGAAGAAAAGAGCTTCGAAGGATAAAGAAGCCTACATGCTGGGCGGTAAAACCTTGCCGTGGTACATGCTGGGCTTATCCAATGCTTCGGATATGTTTGATATTTCGGGCACCATGTGGATGGTAACATTGGCGTTTGTGTACGGCATGAAAAGCCTCTGGATTCCGTGGTTGTGGCCGGTTTTCAACCAAATTTTTATGATGATGTATTTATCAGTCTGGTTGCGGCGGTCGAACGTAACTACCGGCGCCGAATGGATAAATACGCGTTTTGGCTATGGCAAAGGGGTATTGGCTTCGCATACCATTGTGGTGGTTTTTGCCATTCTGAGCTGTTTGGGTTTTCTGGCCTATGGTTTTGTGGGCTTAGGTAAGTTTGTGGAGATATTTATTCCGTTTAGCAGCGTTTCGCCTTATTTGCCATTCTCGGTACCGGCCGAATACGTAGCCCACTTTTACGGCATTGTTTTTACGGCTTTTGCGGTATTCTACGCCATCTTGGGCGGCATGACCAGTATTGTAATTGGGGATGTGCTCAAGTACGTGATTATGACCATTGCGGCCGTAGTAATTGCTTACATCGCGATGCAGAACCTGGCGGTAAAGAGTTTGAATGTGCCGGAAGGATGGTTTACACCGTTCTTTGGCTCCACCTTGAACGATTTAAACTGGACCGGTATTATAAACGAAGTAAACGATAAAATACGGGAAGATAAGTACACCTTATTCGGGGTTTTCTTCATGATGATGACCTTTAAAGGTATTTTGGCTAGTTTGGCCGGTCCGGCCCCGAACTACGATATGCAGAAAGTGCTTTCCACGAAATCGCCGCAGGATGCGGCTAAAATGAGTGGTTTTGTATCTATTTTTTTGCTGCCGGTACGTTACGCCATGATTATGGGATTTACCGTGTTGGCTTTGCTGCACTACGACCAGCTTAATCTGCAATCAGCCACCGGTATTGACTTTGAAAGAATATTACCCGCGGCTATTCTGCAATTTGTACCAGCCGGTTTAATGGGGTTGCTTTTGGCTGGTTTACTCGCCGCTTTCATGGGTACTTTTGCGGGTACACTTAACGCTGCCCAAGCCTACATCGTTAATGATATTTACCTCAAATACGTGAATCCGAATGCCTCCAACAAACGCATCAGCAATATGAATTATATTACTGGTTTAGGGGTAGCCATAGTGGGCGTATTAATGGGCTTGTTTGCAAAAGACGTAAACAGCATTCTGCAATGGATTGTATCGGCACTGTACGGTGGTTATGTAGCGGCTAATGTTTTAAAATGGCATTGGTGGCGCTTTAACGCTACGGGCTTCTTCTGGGGTATGCTGGCGGGTATTGTGCCGGCTTTAATATTACCCCTGGTTTTTAAAGAAACATTAGAATTGTATTATTTTCCGGTATTATTCCTGTTGTCTTTGGCTGGCTGTATTATTGGCTCCTTATCAACTCCTGCTACCGAAGAAGCTACTCTAAAGTCTTTTTACAAAACCATTCGGCCCTGGGGATTTTGGAAACCAATTGATGCTTTAGTTAAAAAAGAAGATCCTGCGTTCGAGGAAAACAAGAATTTTAAATTAGACGCCTTTAACGTGGTCATCGGGGTAATCGCGCAATGCTGCTTAACCTTGTTGCCCATGTACTTAATTACCCGCATGAACAGCCAGTTATTCGTAACCATTGCTATTTTGGCGGTATGTCTGGTTATTTTAAAGAAAACCTGGTGGAACCGGTTACCCCAAGATAACCCTACGTTCGAGAATAAACCCAAAAAGGCTTTTGCCGGGCATTAG